In Montipora foliosa isolate CH-2021 chromosome 13, ASM3666993v2, whole genome shotgun sequence, one DNA window encodes the following:
- the LOC137981491 gene encoding uncharacterized protein has product MSKKKFSARRIQLIAAAKRPCSETKWKRQASQGKELKNMRVAVKTEGYGQGISTTMTDRSIPQAVQEGRIRKGLENIVTITKICDGLKKIKDMPFCSFEAKLVLKNYSIAVSKMCDQPREMMRFCFTIDAQKGKIGFKIRKNRFVGTLGAFLPPQVKAGIISALKAVERGVEEGERANIFRIFHVIIKVLTTAEDKTGDRDTQDTDDTHQYRVISPRDEILPPSSCCREFFSALSALDLKIRSSSMSIGVEIRKIQLLAVVRRKTVILDADRSLKFQQPSRAFLRRDHEIKTAITALETWVQNSCDDFRLWKHISYVINYCQKVSDVKTNKL; this is encoded by the exons atgagcaaaaaaaaatttagtgcCAGACGTATTCAACTAATTGCTGCCGCAAAAAGACCTTGCTCAGAGACAAAATGGAAAAGACAAGCAAGTCAAGGAAAGGAATTGAAAAACATGAGGGTAGCCGTGAAAACGGAAGGATACGGACAAGGAATATCTACAACGATGACTGATAGAAGTATTCCACAGGCAGTACAGGAGGGTCGCATTCGGAAG GGATTGGAAAACATTGTCACGATTACGAAAATTTGCGACGGATTGAAAAAGATCAAGGATATGCCATTTTGCAGCTTTGAAGCCAAACTAGTACTAAAGAATTATTCCATCGCTGTAAGTAAAATGTGTGATCAGCCGAGAGAAATGATGCGGTTTTGCTTCACGATAGATGCACAGAAAGGCAAAATAGGATTTAAAATCCGTAAGAATCGCTTTGTTGGTACTCTTGGTGCATTTTTGCCTCCACAAGTAAAAGCAGGGATCATATCTGCGCTCAAAGCCGTTGAACGCGGCGTTGAAGAGGGCGAGCGAGCAAACATCTTTAGAATATTCCATGTTATTATCAAAGTGTTGACAACTGCTGAGGACAAAACTGGAGATCGTGACACACAAGACACCGACGACACACATCAGTACCGAGTCATTTCACCACGTGATGAAATTCTGCCTCCAAGCAGCTGTTGTCGGGAGTTTTTCTCTGCACTCTCAGCACTCGATCTTAAAATCAGATCGAGTTCGATGAGCATAGGTGTAGAGATCCGTAAAATCCAGTTACTGGCTGTTGTAAGAAGGAAGACAGTGATCCTCGATGCAGACAGGAGTCTAAAATTTCAACAGCCAAGCCGTGCCTTTTTGCGAAGAGACCACGAAATCAAGACAGCTATAACAGCTCTTGAGACTTGGGTCCAGAATTCTTGCGACGACTTTAGGCTGTGGAAACACATTTCTTACGTTATAAACTACTGTCAGAAAGTTTCAGACGTAAAGACTAATAAACTTTGA
- the LOC137982117 gene encoding eukaryotic translation initiation factor 5B-like — MCKKLFCCFFPSIDDKKTEESRERDPLLGKQSQLESPLGENERATSDGSEFYGSNQSRSGAATPEVIIKPSSKEKSAEKKSKEKSVPKSSTKPKGEDATEEEKSKVLEFKKFDIPELDCIFSDFKTTFDPFVQNRQDLEKSEDSFKRAVKSFAEIHPEASIREYIAALNGKLKAEGIKVKLKEGVLTIYNEGAATVRGISDAVSTLNTILKTGKDLKQMPLTIEEGSTDAVERAEDLDVPEILKREFKNVWNFGKIPKLKKAFSNNIEQIRRAPKMVRDFYRTTKKIILEIYEAFADEEDKKKMKEEMAAENDNEEEMTDEKQGGNKKTAKGANEKNKAKKKEKDEFHEKLKFEPVGIADIDSVFISLASAINPFVETREGLQAARESFENVVMTICNFDEKKELRDYLRELKKDAKAGKITIYIDESDGVIKVKAIEGVKPPKLYRDAVQALNDLQTSGKEALELEPHVQHGAEECFNRIKQIDPASDFHTLLKKKTDVFTLPSKIKKFNDNRKLVQEIPGVVKEFCSYVKGLLQEILETLAGENTFDPKKNEQDDSSKDSDEEGENGDDENEEKSDSEKDQEEDQDSEEEDINKDEN, encoded by the exons ATGTGCAAGAAATTATTCTGTTGTTTCTTTCCGAGC ATCGATGATAAAAAAACAGAAGAGTCTAGAGAGAGGGATCCTCTCCTTGGAAAACAG AGCCAGTTGGAAAGCCCGCTAGGAGAAAATGAAAGAGCCACTTCAGATGGATCTGAATTCTATGGGAGCAACCAATCCCGGTCGGGAGCGGCTACTCCGGAAGTGATAATCAAACCAAGTTCAAAAGAGAAAAGCGCCGAGAAAAAATCAAAAGAGAAATCTGTGCCGAAATCATCGACAAAGCCCAAAGGAGAGGACGCCACTGAAGAAGAGAAAAGTAAAGTCCTTGAGTTTAAAAAGTTCGATATTCCAGAGTTGGATTGCATCTTCAGCgatttcaaaacaacattcGACCCATTCGTTCAAAACCGCCAAGACTTGGAAAAGAGTGAAGACTCGTTCAAGCGTGCTGTGAAGTCATTTGCAGAAATCCATCCTGAGGCCAGCATAAGGGAATACATTGCTGCTCTAAATGGGAAACTGAAAGCTGAGGGAATCAAAGTCAAGTTAAAAGAAGGAGTACTGACCATATACAATGAAGGCGCGGCCACAGTACGGGGGATTTCAGACGCGGTTTCTACCCTCAACACCATTCTTAAAACGGGGAAAGATTTGAAACAGATGCCTTTAACAATTGAAGAAGGATCTACAGACGCAGTGGAACGAGCAGAGGACCTTGATGTACCAGAAATACTGAAGAGGGAGTTTAAAAATGTGTGGAATTTCGGAAAAATTCCCAAGTTGAAAAAAGCCTTCAGTAATAACATAGAGCAAATCAGACGGGCTCCTAAAATGGTACGCGACTTTTACCGCACGACGAAAAAGATTATCTTGGAGATTTATGAAGCCTTTGCTGATGAGGAGGATAAAAAGAAGATGAAAGAAGAGATGGCCGCCGAAAATGACAACGAAGAGGAAATGACTGATGAGAAACAAGGAGGCAATAAGAAGACAGCAAAAGGGGCGAATGAGAAAAACAAggcaaagaagaaagaaaaagacgAATTTCATGAAAAGCTCAAGTTTGAACCGGTGGGGATTGCTGATATCGACAGCGTGTTCATCTCACTTGCTTCTGCAATCAATCCGTTCGTGGAAACACGCGAGGGCCTTCAAGCCGCGCGAGAATCTTTCGAGAATGTCGTGATGACGATATGCAACTTCGACGAAAAGAAGGAGCTTAGAGATTACCTCAGAGAGTTAAAGAAGGATGCCAAGGCAGGAAAGATTACAATCTATATTGATGAGAGCGATGGCGTGATAAAAGTAAAAGCTATCGAAGGTGTCAAACCACCTAAGCTTTACCGTGATGCTGTACAAGCGCTCAATGATCTCCAGACATCAGGGAAAGAAGCTTTGGAACTGGAGCCACACGTGCAGCATGGCGCTGAGGAGTGCTTTAATAGGATAAAGCAGATTGACCCTGCAAGCGACTTCCACACTTTGCTCAAGAAAAAGACCGACGTGTTTACCCTTCCAAGCAAGATCAAAAAGTTCAACGACAATCGCAAACTGGTCCAAGAAATTCCAGGTGTTGTGAAGGAGTTCTGCTCTTACGTGAAGGGTCTGTTACAGGAGATCTTGGAAACTCTAGCTGGGGAGAATACATTCGATCCCAAAAAGAATGAACAGGACGACAGCAGCAAAGACAGCGACGAAGAAGGCGAAAACGGCGACGACGAAAATGAAGAGAAAAGCGATTCGGAAAAAGACCAGGAGGAAGACCAAGACAGCGAGGAAGAAGACATAAACAAAGATGAAAATTAA
- the LOC137981490 gene encoding eukaryotic initiation factor 4A-I-like codes for MSHDRLGDARNPDYERGRDERNGPPGMETDGDIESNWEEVVDSFDNMNLKESLLRGIYAYGFEKPSAIQQRAIVPCCKGYDVIAQAQSGTGKTATFSIAILEKIDVSLFACQALVLAPTRELAQQIQKVVMALGDYMEAKCHACIGGTDVKENMLALEKGLHTVVGTPGRVYDMISRRSLDPRNIKMFVLDEADEMLSRGFKDQIYDIFRKLPTSVQVILLSATMPADVLEVTKRFMREPVQILVKKEELTLEGIKQFFILVEKEDWKLDTLCDLYETLTITQAVIFLNTRRKVDWLTTKMQERDFTVSSMHGDMDQRERDVIMKEFRSGSSRVLITTDLLARGIDVQQVSLVINYDLPGNRENYIHRIGRGGRFGRKGVAINFVTNEDARSLKDIEQFYHTTIDEMPMNVADLI; via the exons ATGTCTCATGATCGTCTTGGCGATGCAAG GAACCCTGACTACGAACGGGGTCGAGATGAGAGAAATGGCCCACCAGGAATGGAAACTGACGGAGATATCGAG TCGAACTGGGAGGAAGTAGTCGACAGTTTTGATAACATGAACTTGAAAGAGTCGCTACTTCGAGGCATCTATGCATACGG GTTTGAAAAACCTTCAGCTATTCAACAAAGAGCGATCGTACCTTGTTGTAAAG GATATGATGTGATAGCTCAGGCTCAGTCTGGTACTGGGAAAACTGCAACATTCTCAATTGCCATCCTTGAGAAAATTGATGTGAGTCTTTTTGCATGCCAAGCACTTGTCTTGGCTCCAACAAGAGAGTTAGCGCAGCAG ATTCAAAAGGTAGTTATGGCCCTTGGTGATTACATGGAGGCCAAGTGCCATGCCTGCATTGGTGGTACTGATGTCAAGGAGAACATGCTTGCTTTAGAGAAAGGACTTCACACAGTTGTTGGAACTCCAGGCAGAGTTTATGACATGATAAGTAGAAGAAGCCTTG ATCCTAGAAATATCAAGATGTTTGTGTTGGATGAAGCTGATGAAATGTTATCAAGAGGCTTCAAGGATCAGATCTATGATATCTTTCGGAAGTTGCCAACTTCAGTACAA GTTATTTTGCTTTCTGCAACAATGCCTGCTGATGTGTTGGAAGTGACAAAAAGGTTTATGCGAGAACCAGTACAAATTTTAGTCAAGAAAGAGGAATTAACCCTTGAAGGTATCAAGCAGTTTTTCATCCTCGTGGAAAAAGAG GATTGGAAACTTGACACCCTGTGTGATTTGTATGAGACTTTGACAATCACTCAAGCTGTGATTTTCCTAAATACTAGAAGGAAAGTAGACTGGCTTACTACTAAAATGCAAGAGAGGGACTTCACAGTCTCGTCTATG CATGGTGATATGGATCAAAGAGAGAGGGATGTCATTATGAAAGAGTTCCGGTCTGGTTCCAGCCGAGTGCTCATCACTACAGACTTGCTG GCACGTGGTATTGATGTGCAACAAGTGTCCTTAGTTATAAACTATGACTTGCCGGGAAACCGAGAAAACTACATTCACAG GATTGGTCGTGGTGGACGGTTTGGTCGTAAAGGCGTGGCCATCAACTTCGTGACCAATGAGGATGCTCGTAGCTTGAAAGATATTGAACAATTCTACCACACAACAATTGATGAAATGCCAATGAATGTGGCAGATCTTATCTGA
- the LOC137983245 gene encoding ubiquitin-like-conjugating enzyme ATG3, producing MAMQDVINKMKGTALGVAEYLTPVLKESKFQETGVITPEEFVAAGDHLVHHCPTWKWDSGPDETRVKAYLPKDKQFLYTKNVPCYKRCKEMEHQEENEAIVEPDEDGGWVDTHHHVDVSGAQVVPGGEESFTEMTLESDKNAKGINPAENDDDDDEEEEEAVDMEAFEESGMLESDEATLSIKPASKGGEGLADLSSSGGILHTRTYDMYITYDKYYQTPRLWLFGYNENREPLSVEEMYEDMSQDHAKKTVTVEAHPHLPMTMASVHPCRHADVMKKIIQTVADGGGELGVHMYLLIFLKFVQAVIPTIEYDYTRHFTM from the exons ATGGCAATGCAGGATGTTATAAATAAGATGAAAGGTACAGCACTTGGGGTAGCAGAATATCTAACACCGGTCCTAAAG GAATCAAAATTTCAAGAAACGGGCGTTATAACACCCGAGGAA TTTGTGGCTGCAGGAGATCATCTAGTTCATCACTGTCCCACATGGAAATG GGACTCAGGACCTGACGAAACAAGAGTCAAAGCCTATCTGCCCAAAGACAAACAGTTCTTGTATACAAAAAATG TTCCATGTTATAAACGATGTAAAGAGATGGAACATCAAGAAGAGAATGAGGCCATTGTTGAACCAGATGAAGATGGTGGTTGGGTTGACACACATCACCATGTGGATGTCAGTGGGGCTCAGGTTGTTCCTGGTGGCGAGGAGTCATTCACGGAGATGACACTAGAATCTGACAAG AATGCAAAGGGCATAAACCCTGcagaaaatgatgatgatgatgacgaagaggaagaggaagcagTGGATATGGAAG CTTTTGAAGAGAGTGGCATGCTGGAAAGTGACGAG GCAACATTATCCATTAAACCAGCGTCAAAAGGTGGAGAGGGTTTAGCAGATTTGAGTAGCTCTGGTGGAATTTTGCATACAAGAACATATGACATGTACATCACTTACGATAAATACTATCAGACACCAAGGTTATGGCTCTTCGGATATAATGAG aaCCGAGAACCACTATCAGTAGAAGAAATGTATGAGGACATGAGCCAg GACCATGCCAAAAAGACAGTTACAGTTGAAGCTCATCCCCATTTGCCAATGACTATGGCATCTGTACATCCTTGCAG ACATGCAGATGTAATGAAGAAAATCATTCAAACAGTTGCTGATGGTGGTGGAGAACTGGGTGTTCATAT GTATCTGCTCATCTTTCTCAAATTTGTCCAAGCTGTTATACCGACAATAGAATATGACTACACACGTCATTTTACAATGTGA